Genomic window (Thermoanaerobaculia bacterium):
TCTTCCGTCCCGGAGTCGGCGACGATCATGGGAACGGCGTTCCGATCGCCGAGCATCCCGAGCGCCCACGTCGAGTAGAGGCGCACGAGCGCATCGGGGTCGCGGGCGCTCCGCTCGAGGGCGGGGATCGCGGAGGCGTCGCCGAGCCGGCCGAGGACGAGCGCGAGGTAGCGCTTCACGTCCCGGTCCTCGGGGCGGTCCGCGCGGAGCCGCTCGTAGACTTCGAGAGTCTGCCCGGCGAGCTTCCGGCGCTCCGGGCCGGGGGGGATCCGCGACACGGCGCGGGAGAGCTCGAAGGCGGACTGCCACCGCTGGTTCGCCGCCCCTCCCCGAACGTCGGCCAGGTAGTCCGCGGGAGTCTTGTGCTCGAAGGTCAGCATCGAGAAGAGGAAGAAGACGCCGACGCAGACCGCGACGACGACGAGCGGCACGAGGAAGAACTGGACGACGGCGCGGCCGGGACCGCCTTCGCCGGTCGAATCGTCGGAATCGCGGGGCGCGGCGTTCTCGTTCACGGGCGGGTCGGCGGCGGCGTCAAATGACCGGAAGGTAGCGCTTGGCCTGGGTGATCGGGTTGGGGACGAAGATCGCGTCCTTGTCGCAGACCGTCTCGCACAGCCGGCACGAGACGCAGGCCGGCGCGTCGACCTCGGCGATCTTGTGGACCATCGTCTCGTGCAGCGGGTCCTCGATCAGGTAGATGCAGTCGAAGGGGCAGATGTCGATGCAGAACTCGCACCCCGTGCACAGGTCCCGGTCGACGATCGCCTTCGGAATCTCCTTGGGCTTGACCTTCTCGACGAGCTGGCCCGCGTTGTTCTCGATGCACGAGACCGGGCAATAGCGCGCGCAGACCGAGCAGTCGATGCAGCGCTCCGGGTGAATGACGAACTTTTCCTTCTTGTCGCCCGTGATCGTGTGCGTCGGGCACTTGACCTCGCACACGCCGCAAGCGATGCAGGTTTCCTGTATGAAATGAGGCATCCGTGTTCTCCGGCCCCTCTCCCCGAGAAACTCCACGATACGCTTGTGAAATTTCTCACAAGAATCTTATCACCAGGATGCGCTGCTGGCTACGGGCGCAGCCCGGGGAACTTTTACCCGGCGTTCGCGTACGATCTGACAGGATGAAGGAAACCCGCGCGATCGTCCTCGGTCTGGTCGTCGTCCTCGTGGTGGCGCTCGTCTGGGGTTTCTTCCGCCGCCCCGCGCCCGGGATGCGGCGCGTGCGCTCGTTTCGCGTCCAGATCGACGGCGACCGCGACGGCCGCCGCAAGCACGTG
Coding sequences:
- a CDS encoding 4Fe-4S binding protein — encoded protein: MPHFIQETCIACGVCEVKCPTHTITGDKKEKFVIHPERCIDCSVCARYCPVSCIENNAGQLVEKVKPKEIPKAIVDRDLCTGCEFCIDICPFDCIYLIEDPLHETMVHKIAEVDAPACVSCRLCETVCDKDAIFVPNPITQAKRYLPVI
- a CDS encoding HEAT repeat domain-containing protein, translated to MNENAAPRDSDDSTGEGGPGRAVVQFFLVPLVVVAVCVGVFFLFSMLTFEHKTPADYLADVRGGAANQRWQSAFELSRAVSRIPPGPERRKLAGQTLEVYERLRADRPEDRDVKRYLALVLGRLGDASAIPALERSARDPDALVRLYSTWALGMLGDRNAVPMIVADSGTEDPGARKMAAYVLGKLGDPRAVPRLTAMTADHAADVRWNAAIALAELRDPAGKEVLHSMLDRPSLARQAEKLSPAQAEEAIVSAAKAEALIGDRDALAALSKLSASDPSLKVRDAARAAMRSIGGRP